From one Passer domesticus isolate bPasDom1 chromosome 15, bPasDom1.hap1, whole genome shotgun sequence genomic stretch:
- the LOC135281653 gene encoding serine/threonine-protein kinase pim-1-like, with protein MAEASEPASVDFNICSDDLHEGTECTISKFADDTKMGVSVDVMEERRALHKALDRLDPGPKSNKVAIKRVPQNRVHHWGELPDGTSAPLEIVLLDKVSSGFSGVVQLLEWVELPNDILMVVERPEQSQDLHHFIQARGFLSEGVARQLFHQVLEAVRHCTSCGVLHRDIKPENILVDLATGQAKLIDFGCGTYLQEAAYTHFAGTPSYSPPEWTHFGWYYGKPATIWSLGIVLHQMVCGEHPFRRDQNISWDHQLSLPQRLSPECQDLIRQCLSMLDVERPSLEEVFCHPWMQDIHLP; from the exons atggctgaggcatcagagccagccagcgtggatttcaATATCTGCAGTGATGATCTGCATGAGGGGACTGAGTGcaccatcagcaaatttgcagatgacaccaagatgggtgtgagtgtggatgtgatggaggagaggagggctctgcacaaggccctggacaggctggatccagggcccaaatccaacaag GtagccatcaaaagggtgccacagAACCGCGTCCAtcactggggtgagctg cccgatgGCACCAGCGCGcccctggagatcgtgctgctggacaaggtgtccagtggcttctccggtgtggtccagctgctggagtgggttgAGCTCCCCAACGACATCTTGATGGTGGTGGAGCGGCCggagcagtctcaggacctgCACCATTTCATTCAAGCACGGGGCTTCCTGTCCGAGggggtggcgcggcagctgttccaccaggtgctggaggccgtgcggcactgcaccagctgcggggtcctgcacagggatatcaaaccagagaacatcctggttgacctggccaccgggcaggccaaattgattgattttggctgtggcacctacctgcaagaggcagcctacactcactttgcag gaacaccatcatacagccccccggaatggacccatTTTGGCTGGTACTATGGcaagccagctaccatctggtccctgggcatcgtgctgcaccagatggtctgcggggagcaccctttcaggagggaccagaacatcagctgggaccatcagctctcgctgccacaacggctctctccag agtGCCAAGATCTGATCAGGCAGTGTTTATCCATGCTGGACGTGGAAAggccctcattagaagaggtgttctgtcatccttggatgcaggatattcatctgccctag